In the Mus pahari chromosome 19, PAHARI_EIJ_v1.1, whole genome shotgun sequence genome, one interval contains:
- the LOC110336194 gene encoding vomeronasal type-1 receptor 4-like: protein MGNLLLFILYMYIFLIQPHQKKPIDMIFTHLMLVNVLSIMFKLIPDVMRSFAVRILFHDVACKAVLYAYSVTRGLSLCTILLLSVFQAITLSSKHSKWAWLKSKLESCIFPLFLIIWIINTFLYLPMVENVKGKINFTLMDSRYSQIYCRSSQVRHHTTMSLVTALIIRDVLFVFLMIWSSLYMVSLLFRHNRSTRHVHSFSVSLHASSEKRATHSILLLVAFFVFFYCSNTFVTFYSLYRPKSNPVLDLIGGVLSSGYPTVCPYVLLNNRKLISKFISSFSQFKCTFFARGCHG, encoded by the coding sequence ATGGGAAACTTGCTCCTCTTCATACTATACATGTACATCTTCTTAATTCAGCCTCATCAGAAGAAGCCCATAGATATGATCTTCACACATCTAATGCTTGTCAATGTGTTGAGCATCATGTTCAAGCTGATACCAGATGTCATGAGATCCTTTGCAGTCAGGATCCTTTTCCATGATGTTGCATGTAAGGCAGTTTTATATGCATACAGTGTTACTAGGGGCCTTTCCCTCTGTACTATCTTGCTACTGAGTGTATTTCAAGCCATCACTCTCAGTTCTAAACATTCTAAGTGGGCATGGCTTAAATCCAAGCTTGAGTCATGCATTTTTCCATTATTCCTCATCATCTGGATCATCAACACATTTCTCTATCTTCCCATGGTTGAAAATGTAAAGGGAAAAATCAACTTCACTCTTATGGATTCGAGGTATTCCCAGATATACTGCCGAAGTAGCCAGGTTCGCCACCACACCACCATGTCACTTGTAACTGCACTAATAATTAGAGACGTCTTGTTTGTGTTTCTCATGATATGGTCCAGCCTCTACATGGTGAGCCTCCTCTTCAGACACAATAGGAGTACACGGCATGTCCacagtttcagtgtctctctcCATGCATCTTCTGAAAAGAGAGCCACCCATAGCATCCTTCTGCTTGTGGCTTTCTTCGTGTTTTTCTATTGTTCAAATACCTTTGTCACCTTCTATTCACTTTACAGACCCAAGAGCAACCCAGTATTGGATCTGATAGGTGGGGTTTTATCTTCAGGCTACCCAACTGTCTGCCCTTATGTTCTGTTGAACAATAGGAAACTTATTTccaaatttatttcttcattttcacaatttaaatgtactttttttgCAAGAGGATGCCATGGCTAA